One Longimicrobium sp. genomic window carries:
- a CDS encoding DUF433 domain-containing protein, with product MERITVNPRQCGGRPCVRGMRIRVTDVLDLLATGMTPKQVVEELPDLEPADIEACLRFASRRIDYPVVVA from the coding sequence ATGGAGCGCATTACGGTGAACCCTCGCCAATGTGGCGGCCGGCCATGCGTCCGGGGCATGCGGATCCGCGTAACTGATGTCCTCGATCTCCTGGCCACAGGGATGACGCCAAAGCAGGTGGTTGAGGAACTACCTGACTTGGAACCTGCGGACATTGAAGCATGCCTTCGATTCGCATCGCGCCGAATTGACTATCCGGTCGTCGTCGCGTGA